The following proteins are co-located in the Wenzhouxiangella marina genome:
- a CDS encoding retropepsin-like aspartic protease family protein — protein sequence MSDSTRQTGFGMMLVAALAMLGGLTWFFSDRLEQRSNPNRVVESERVGDRIDITLRADRQGHYVATGEINRTEVTFLVDTGATLVSVPEELADQLGLERQAPIGLQTAAGPVQGYLTRLDEVRLGDIVQRDVRAAINPGRHDTVLLGMSFLRDLELVHRDGELTLRTASLGTSD from the coding sequence ATGAGCGATTCGACCCGCCAGACGGGCTTCGGGATGATGCTGGTGGCCGCCCTGGCGATGCTGGGCGGCCTGACCTGGTTCTTTTCCGACCGGCTCGAGCAACGCAGCAATCCCAATCGCGTGGTCGAAAGCGAACGCGTGGGTGATCGGATCGACATCACCCTCCGGGCCGATCGCCAGGGCCACTACGTGGCGACCGGCGAGATCAATCGCACGGAAGTCACTTTCCTGGTCGATACCGGTGCCACCCTGGTCTCGGTGCCCGAGGAACTGGCCGATCAGCTCGGCCTCGAGCGCCAGGCGCCGATCGGGCTGCAGACGGCGGCCGGTCCCGTCCAGGGTTATCTCACTCGTCTGGATGAAGTCCGCCTCGGGGACATCGTCCAGCGCGACGTACGAGCAGCCATCAACCCTGGTCGCCATGACACCGTGCTGCTCGGCATGAGTTTCCTGCGCGATCTGGAACTGGTCCACCGCGATGGTGAACTGACGCTCAGGACTGCGTCCCTCGGAACCTCGGACTGA
- the aceF gene encoding dihydrolipoyllysine-residue acetyltransferase, protein MSKRQEIRVPDIGDFDKVPVIEILVAEGDRIEAEQSLLTLESDKATMEVPAPAAGTLVSLKVKEGDELSEGDVIGEMELDGEGEDSGTSSEASTEAAKDEPTSKEDEAASDAEAKDTPAPKHESAPSSSEAPSSSSDGEDLPPPPVPFGEMSEDPASLPHASPSVRRLARELGVDLSRVQGSGRKGRITEDDLKAHVKERMAAPASAGGSGLNVAEAPSVDFSKYGETEEEPLSRIKRISGPNLHRNWVSIPHVTQFDEADITEMEAFRKASQAQAEKAGTKMTPLVFLIKAVVAALAEFPQFNASLSADGQSLIRKKYFHVGVAVDTPNGLVVPVLRDCDRKGLIELAQELTDLSTRARDGKLKGDEMKGGCFSISSLGGIGGTAFTPIINAPELAILGVSRAQLKPVWDGEAFQPRLCLPLSLSYDHRVIDGADAARFTRFLASQLEDVRRMLL, encoded by the coding sequence ATGAGTAAACGACAGGAAATTCGCGTTCCCGATATCGGTGACTTCGACAAGGTGCCGGTGATCGAGATTCTGGTGGCCGAAGGCGATCGGATCGAGGCGGAGCAGTCGCTGCTGACCCTGGAGTCGGACAAGGCAACGATGGAGGTGCCGGCGCCGGCCGCGGGAACCCTGGTCTCGCTGAAGGTCAAGGAGGGCGACGAGCTCTCCGAAGGCGACGTGATCGGCGAGATGGAGCTCGACGGCGAGGGTGAGGACAGCGGGACTTCGTCCGAAGCGAGCACCGAGGCCGCGAAGGATGAGCCGACGTCGAAGGAAGACGAGGCAGCGTCGGACGCCGAGGCCAAGGATACGCCCGCACCGAAGCACGAGTCCGCGCCGTCCAGTTCCGAAGCCCCGTCGTCGTCCAGTGACGGCGAGGACTTGCCGCCCCCACCGGTGCCCTTCGGCGAGATGAGCGAGGATCCGGCCTCACTGCCGCATGCTTCGCCATCGGTCCGGCGTCTGGCGCGTGAGCTGGGCGTCGATCTGTCTCGGGTGCAGGGTTCCGGACGCAAGGGCCGGATCACGGAGGACGACCTGAAGGCCCACGTCAAGGAGCGCATGGCAGCCCCCGCCAGCGCCGGCGGCAGCGGCCTGAACGTCGCCGAAGCGCCGTCGGTGGATTTTTCGAAGTACGGTGAGACCGAAGAAGAGCCGCTGTCGAGGATCAAGCGCATTTCCGGCCCCAATCTGCACCGCAACTGGGTGTCGATTCCGCACGTGACCCAGTTCGACGAGGCCGACATCACCGAGATGGAGGCTTTTCGCAAGGCCAGCCAGGCCCAGGCCGAAAAGGCGGGCACGAAAATGACGCCGCTGGTGTTTCTCATCAAGGCGGTGGTCGCGGCCCTGGCCGAGTTTCCGCAGTTCAATGCGTCCCTGTCGGCCGATGGCCAGTCGCTGATTCGCAAGAAGTATTTTCACGTCGGCGTGGCCGTGGACACGCCCAATGGCCTGGTCGTTCCGGTGCTGCGTGACTGTGATCGCAAGGGCCTGATCGAATTGGCCCAGGAGCTGACGGATCTGAGCACGCGAGCGCGTGACGGCAAGCTCAAGGGTGACGAGATGAAGGGCGGTTGCTTCTCCATCTCGAGCCTGGGGGGGATCGGGGGCACGGCGTTCACGCCGATCATCAATGCGCCGGAGCTCGCCATTCTTGGCGTGTCGCGTGCCCAGCTGAAGCCGGTCTGGGACGGAGAGGCCTTCCAGCCCCGGCTTTGCCTGCCCTTGTCCCTGTCCTACGATCATCGCGTGATCGATGGTGCCGACGCGGCGCGTTTCACCCGCTTCCTCGCCAGTCAGCTCGAGGACGTCCGGCGCATGCTGCTCTGA
- a CDS encoding ECF-type sigma factor, with the protein MRESKPELSDRLKRWSQGDSEARDEVVEQLYQELKRVARAQLSSERAGHTLQPTALVNEAWMKLAGAHGIQVNDRPHFIALAARMMRQILIDSGRRKQAGKRSDEPTPSLLYGTPSGQTGTLDLMALDAALERLETAHPEQARVVELRYFGGLSIEETAAAMSISASTAKRYWRAARAWLYLELGAPSDG; encoded by the coding sequence GTGAGGGAATCGAAACCCGAACTGTCCGACAGGCTCAAGCGCTGGTCGCAGGGCGATTCCGAGGCGCGTGACGAGGTGGTCGAGCAGCTCTATCAGGAGCTCAAGCGAGTGGCCCGCGCGCAGCTGTCGAGCGAGCGCGCTGGCCACACCCTGCAGCCCACGGCGCTGGTCAACGAGGCCTGGATGAAGTTGGCGGGCGCTCATGGGATTCAGGTCAATGATCGCCCTCATTTCATCGCGCTGGCCGCGCGGATGATGCGCCAGATCCTGATCGACTCGGGTCGCCGCAAGCAGGCCGGCAAGCGGTCCGACGAGCCGACGCCGAGCCTGCTCTACGGCACTCCCAGTGGGCAGACCGGCACCCTGGACCTGATGGCCCTCGATGCGGCGCTGGAGCGTCTGGAGACGGCTCATCCCGAGCAGGCAAGGGTGGTCGAGCTGCGCTACTTCGGTGGCTTGAGTATCGAGGAAACGGCGGCGGCGATGTCGATCTCTGCCTCGACCGCCAAACGCTACTGGCGCGCCGCTCGGGCCTGGCTGTATCTCGAATTGGGAGCCCCTTCCGATGGCTGA